GTGGTCCAGGGTGCGCCAATGCAGTCAGCAGCAAAGCCACCTGCTGTGCAAGTGTCGAAATCCTGTGTGATGTTTTGTGCATTTGTGGTGATTGCTAAGGCAACAATCATGCTTGTAAAAAGTAATAGTTTTTTCATGGTATTGGTTTTGGTTTTTAACGTGTAAATGTACATAAAAAAACAATAAACTGCTGCCATTTTATAAAAAAGTAAAACTTACCGATGCTTTTTCAATGATTTTTCAACCGATATCGCTTTCCCGGTAGTGCTGCAACAACGCCCTGAAATTCAAGGTCAAGTAAAATCATCGCTGCAGAATTTATACTTATTCCCAAATCATTGCAAATGCAATCAATACTTTTCTCGCCTTTTTCAAACAAAAAATCATAAACCGATTGAGCGCCGGCATCGAGAAGGACTTCCATGCGCACCTGCCGGTATTCCTTATTCTCGGCCTGGGTCCAGTTCATAAAATATTTCAAATGATCGGCCGATTCAATAAGCGTTGCACGCTGGGTTCTGATGAGCCAGTTGCAGCCGCGCGATTTTTGATCGTCGACACGTCCTGGGAATGTGAAAATCTCACGTGAATATGATCCGGCAATTTCGGCTGTAATCAGCGCACCGCCTTTGCTTTGGGCTTCGACCACCACAACGGCGTCGGCCATGCCAGCTATGATCCTGTTGCGAATAGGAAAATTCTGCTTTTCGGGCAGTTCGTCTGAAAGAAATTCAGTCAACAGCCCACCATTTTTGAGCATTTGAGTCGCCAGCTTTCTGTTTTCTTCTGGATACAAATGCCTGAAGCCATGACCCATCACTCCAATGGTTGGGATTCCACAGTCAACAGCGGTTTGATGTGCCGTTGTATCTATTCCATATGCCAGCCCGCTTACGATAGTCATCCCTTTCAGATTGAGCCCTGAAACAAGCTGCTCAGTCATCTTCCGGCCATAAACCGTTGACTTTCGGGTGCCTACGACCGCAGTCATAAATGCGGATTCTACCGGTGCCGATCCGCGGTAAAAAAGAAAAAGCGGGGCATCGAGGCAGTGTTTGAGCCTCGAAGGATAATCATCATCGTAAGAACTCAAACATTGTATTTTGTGCTTCTCAATGAATTCGATTTCGGTTTCAGCCCTTTTCAAAGCAGCATTCCGGTTTTCTTTAATCATCCGGATTGTTTTGGGTGTCAATCCGGGTATTTGAGCAATTTTTTCCTCCGTCATTGTGAAAACAGACGATGCTTCTCCGGTGGTGTCAATTAACCTTCGGGCAACAATATCGCCTACCTGAGGAATGCACTTTAATGCAATGAGATATAAAAGATTGTTATTCAAACTGCAGTTAGAAAAATTAGTTACATTTGACAATTCAAAACCCTTTGAAAAGGGCTCTTGAAGCAATAGGGAAACAAAGTTAATTTAAAAATTTAATTTGCCTATGAAATTTTTTACGACCTTAATTTTATCCATTCTGCTCTTTCCGGTTCTGACTTTTTCTCAGCAGACAATTCTGAAAGGAACCGTTACCGAAGCCGGAACGGGACAAACTCTGCCAGGTGTAAATGTTGTTGTGAATAAGACTACTGGGACAGCAACTGATGCTGATGGGAAATATGTTCTACCTCTTGATAAAGGGACATATTCAGTGGCTTTCAGATTTGTAGGATTCAATGAAGAAACCCGTATTGTGAGCCTCAGAGAAGGAGAAACACAGGAGCTTGATGTAGTGTTGTCAACCGAATCGCGTGTACTTGATGCAGTAGTTGTTAGCGCTGGAAAATTCGAGCAGAAACTCTCTGACGTCACGGTTTCGATGGAAGTTATTAAGGCGGATTTCATAAGAAATGCCAATGTTAGTTCGCTGGAAGAAGGGTTACAGAAAATTCCGGGATTGAATATCATGGATAAGCAGCCATCAATACGCGGAGGGAGTGGTTATAGCTATGGTGCGGGTAGCCGCGTGCTTTTTCTGGTCGATGATATGCCGATGATAACAGGTGCATCGGGTGAAGCCCGCTGGGATTTTGCACCCATCGAAAATGTGCAGCAAGTCGAGGTGATTAAGGGAGCCAGCTCGGCACTCTATGGTTCTTCGGCTTTGAATGGTGTTATAAATTACCGGACTTCGTATCCGGGACTGGTCCCAAAAACATATATTACAACGATATTCGGACAATACGCCAAGCCGGAAAGAGAAGAAATTGCATGGTGGGGAAACAATGCGCCTATTTTCAGCAGTACCCGCTTCCTGCATAGCCGTCAGGCCGGGAATTTTGATGTGACTTTTGGGGGATTTATCTCCTCAAACAATGGCTATCGAACCAACAACGAAGAAGAACGCTACCGACTCAATGCTTCAGTTCGCTACCGCGATAAAAAAGTAAAGGGACTTTCATATGAACTTGCAACCAACTATATGCGCCGCATCGGCGATATATTTCTGTTGTGGGCCGATGGCGACAGTGGTGTGTATAAATGCAACGATTCATTCCTGCAGGAAATAAACAACACGTACCTCAATCTCTATCCGTCTGTGATCTGGTTTAAAAACGACAGCACCAAACACAGTCTGAAAGGTAGGTTTTTTCAGGTTCACAACACCAACAATACCGGACAGGATAATTTCGATGACATGTATTATGCCGAGTACAATTTCCATAAAGG
This genomic window from Bacteroidetes bacterium GWF2_43_63 contains:
- a CDS encoding DNA protecting protein DprA, which translates into the protein MNNNLLYLIALKCIPQVGDIVARRLIDTTGEASSVFTMTEEKIAQIPGLTPKTIRMIKENRNAALKRAETEIEFIEKHKIQCLSSYDDDYPSRLKHCLDAPLFLFYRGSAPVESAFMTAVVGTRKSTVYGRKMTEQLVSGLNLKGMTIVSGLAYGIDTTAHQTAVDCGIPTIGVMGHGFRHLYPEENRKLATQMLKNGGLLTEFLSDELPEKQNFPIRNRIIAGMADAVVVVEAQSKGGALITAEIAGSYSREIFTFPGRVDDQKSRGCNWLIRTQRATLIESADHLKYFMNWTQAENKEYRQVRMEVLLDAGAQSVYDFLFEKGEKSIDCICNDLGISINSAAMILLDLEFQGVVAALPGKRYRLKNH